From Vulpes vulpes isolate BD-2025 chromosome 7, VulVul3, whole genome shotgun sequence, one genomic window encodes:
- the LOC112934495 gene encoding beta-defensin 107A-like gives MSGAMRIFFLVSAALILLAHILSAHGAIRRRMQCQKMDGRCEVECLSFEDKVGGCRAELTPLCCKKRKNN, from the exons ATGTCTGGAgccatgagaatttttttcttagtttctgctGCTCTCATTCTCCTTGCTCACATTTTGTCAG CTCATGGAGCTATACGCAGAAGGATGCAGTGCCAGAAGATGGATGGTCGCTGTGAAGTTGAGTGCCTTTCCTTTGAAGATAAGGTTGGGGGCTGTAGAGCTGAACTGACACCACTTTgctgcaaaaaaaggaagaataattaa